A genomic window from Desulfobacteraceae bacterium includes:
- the cysS gene encoding cysteine--tRNA ligase, producing the protein MTLTLYNTLTRRKEVFSPLFPDFVGLYTCGPTVYNFAHIGNLRTFIFEDVLKRVLTYSGFAVKHVMNITDVGHLTGDRDMGEDKLEKGARREGKSAWEIAAFYTQAFQRDIARLNILEPGVWCRATETIPEQIALIRVLEEKGYTYRTSDGLYFDTARFKDYTKLSHQNLEALQEGARVERNPEKRNMTDFALWKFSPPGVQRQMEWDSPWGVGFPGWHIECSAMSMKYLGDHLDIHCGGADHIDVHHTNEIAQSEAATGKPFFNFWMHGAFLNIAGGKKMAKSDENFLTLESTFLKKDINPLAYRFATFLTHYRKPMEYSEESVAAAQNGLRHLYNQVRSLQSAPRDAGGGLPADFQAKFREAVYDDLNMPRAMAVVQEMLKSSLTDAQKLAAVLDFDQVLGLGLAELDQEERLPAALRDLVERRQAARAAKNWALADQLRDEIQAMGYVVQDSRDGMKVVKA; encoded by the coding sequence ATGACGCTTACCCTCTACAATACCCTGACGCGCCGCAAGGAGGTTTTCAGCCCGCTTTTTCCCGACTTCGTCGGCCTCTACACCTGCGGTCCCACCGTTTACAACTTCGCCCACATCGGCAATCTGCGGACCTTCATCTTCGAGGATGTGCTCAAGCGGGTGCTGACCTACAGCGGCTTTGCGGTCAAACACGTGATGAACATCACCGACGTGGGGCATCTGACCGGTGATCGCGACATGGGCGAGGACAAGCTGGAGAAGGGCGCCCGGCGCGAGGGTAAAAGCGCCTGGGAGATCGCGGCCTTTTACACCCAGGCCTTCCAGCGGGACATCGCCCGGCTCAACATCCTCGAACCCGGCGTCTGGTGCCGGGCGACCGAGACGATTCCCGAACAGATCGCCCTGATCCGCGTCCTGGAGGAAAAGGGCTACACTTACCGCACCAGCGACGGCCTCTACTTCGACACGGCGCGTTTCAAGGACTACACCAAGCTCTCCCACCAGAATCTCGAAGCCCTGCAGGAGGGCGCCCGGGTGGAGCGCAACCCCGAAAAGCGCAACATGACCGACTTTGCCCTCTGGAAGTTTTCGCCCCCGGGGGTGCAGCGCCAGATGGAGTGGGATTCGCCCTGGGGGGTGGGCTTTCCGGGCTGGCACATCGAATGCTCGGCCATGAGCATGAAGTATCTCGGCGATCACCTGGACATCCACTGCGGCGGCGCGGACCACATCGACGTGCATCACACCAACGAGATCGCCCAGTCCGAGGCGGCCACCGGCAAGCCGTTTTTCAATTTTTGGATGCACGGCGCCTTTCTGAACATCGCCGGCGGCAAAAAAATGGCCAAGAGCGACGAAAACTTCCTGACCCTGGAGAGCACGTTTCTCAAAAAGGACATCAACCCCCTGGCCTACCGCTTTGCCACCTTCCTGACCCACTACCGCAAACCGATGGAGTACAGCGAGGAGAGTGTCGCTGCGGCCCAAAACGGCCTGCGTCATCTCTACAACCAGGTGCGCAGCCTGCAAAGCGCCCCCCGGGACGCCGGCGGCGGGCTGCCGGCGGATTTCCAGGCCAAGTTCCGCGAGGCCGTCTACGACGACCTCAACATGCCGCGGGCCATGGCCGTGGTGCAGGAGATGCTCAAATCCAGCCTGACCGATGCCCAAAAGCTGGCGGCGGTCCTGGACTTCGACCAGGTGCTGGGGTTGGGGCTGGCGGAGCTCGACCAGGAGGAGCGCCTGCCGGCGGCGTTGCGTGACCTGGTCGAGCGGCGGCAGGCGGCGCGCGCCGCCAAAAACTGGGCCCTCGCGGACCAGCTGCGTGACGAGATTCAGGCCATGGGCTACGTGGTCCAGGACAGCCGCGACGGCATGAAAGTGGTCAAGGCGTGA
- a CDS encoding TAXI family TRAP transporter solute-binding subunit — protein MNFKWWFPIFAAGMVLSQTAAVALGVDAAGPRYVSIAAGEVTGANYSVARIIAEITWKHLKPEGVKVSAETSGGSLASARLIGLGETDFAIIQNDIAADAFNGRKPLFEKPIPELQGVCSLFSQYVQLVCRADTGITSVADLRGKRVGIGPDGSETAQNAKQVLDAWGLTVADLSRAASLDFEAAMAELLTGRVDGVFATAVAGFQPLSDLARTMPLSWVPIAGPAVDRLIDRHPCYTRVLMPAGVYAGNRQDVATVSVRSLLVARKGLEPEIVHALLTATYADLDPFRYAHSQFRNISPATGLLGMSIPLHPGAQRFFAERGLLPLVFFPCGSRALS, from the coding sequence ATGAACTTCAAGTGGTGGTTCCCCATTTTTGCAGCCGGCATGGTTCTCAGCCAGACCGCTGCCGTTGCCCTGGGCGTCGACGCCGCCGGTCCGCGCTATGTCTCCATCGCCGCCGGCGAGGTGACCGGCGCCAACTATTCTGTGGCGCGCATCATCGCCGAGATCACCTGGAAGCACCTCAAGCCTGAAGGTGTCAAAGTCTCTGCCGAGACCTCCGGCGGGTCCCTGGCAAGCGCCAGATTGATCGGCCTGGGTGAAACCGACTTCGCCATAATCCAAAATGACATCGCCGCCGATGCGTTCAACGGCCGGAAGCCGCTTTTCGAAAAACCGATCCCCGAACTTCAGGGGGTTTGCAGCCTTTTTTCGCAATACGTCCAGCTGGTCTGCCGGGCTGATACCGGCATCACCTCGGTGGCCGATCTCAGGGGAAAACGGGTGGGCATCGGCCCGGACGGTTCGGAAACGGCCCAGAACGCCAAGCAGGTCCTGGATGCCTGGGGGCTGACGGTGGCGGATCTCAGCCGCGCAGCGTCCCTGGATTTCGAGGCCGCCATGGCGGAACTTCTGACCGGGCGTGTGGATGGGGTTTTCGCCACCGCCGTGGCCGGTTTTCAGCCGCTGTCGGATCTCGCCCGCACGATGCCGCTTTCCTGGGTCCCGATTGCCGGGCCGGCGGTCGACCGGCTCATCGATCGGCATCCCTGCTACACCCGCGTTCTCATGCCCGCCGGCGTGTATGCCGGCAACCGGCAGGATGTCGCCACCGTTTCCGTGCGGTCCTTGCTCGTCGCGCGCAAGGGCCTGGAGCCTGAAATCGTTCACGCTTTGCTGACAGCGACCTACGCCGACCTCGATCCCTTCCGCTACGCCCACTCCCAGTTCCGGAACATTTCTCCGGCAACCGGCCTTTTGGGGATGAGCATTCCGCTGCACCCTGGTGCCCAAAGGTTTTTTGCCGAGCGCGGCCTGCTGCCGCTGGTTTTTTTTCCCTGCGGCAGTCGGGCGCTTTCCTGA
- the lgt gene encoding prolipoprotein diacylglyceryl transferase — translation MATFWNWWQHLPATMDPVLFQVGGFKVQYYGLMYIVAFGLTYGLVIWRVCREPRFDFGAPQIQDSLTALILGVIVGGRLGYVLFYNFSYYLANPLEIFLPFRFEDGLTFTGISGMSFHGGLIGVVVAAGWYCRRAKVDFRDLADLYAPVVPLGYTFGRIGNFINGELFGRPTTVPWGMVFPHAPDRFLRHPSQLYEALFEGVLLFAVLWSLRRRVALRGGMLPLYLLGYGGVRFLLEFFRQPDAHLGTVWLGFSMGQVLCLAMVLAAAALWVFLRRLSPPEPARR, via the coding sequence ATGGCAACCTTCTGGAACTGGTGGCAGCACCTGCCGGCGACCATGGACCCGGTCCTCTTTCAAGTCGGCGGCTTCAAGGTCCAATACTACGGCCTGATGTATATCGTGGCCTTCGGGCTTACCTACGGCCTGGTTATCTGGCGGGTGTGCCGCGAGCCTCGGTTTGATTTCGGCGCCCCCCAGATCCAGGATTCGTTGACCGCCTTGATTCTGGGGGTTATCGTCGGCGGCCGCCTGGGCTATGTCCTCTTCTACAATTTTTCCTACTACCTCGCCAACCCCCTGGAAATTTTCCTGCCCTTCCGGTTTGAAGACGGGTTGACCTTTACCGGAATTTCGGGCATGTCTTTCCACGGCGGCCTCATCGGGGTGGTGGTCGCGGCAGGGTGGTACTGCCGCAGGGCGAAGGTCGATTTCCGCGACCTGGCCGATCTCTATGCGCCGGTGGTGCCCTTGGGCTACACGTTCGGCCGGATCGGCAACTTCATCAACGGCGAGCTCTTCGGGCGGCCCACCACCGTCCCCTGGGGGATGGTCTTTCCCCACGCGCCCGACCGCTTCCTGCGGCACCCTTCCCAGCTGTATGAGGCCCTTTTCGAAGGGGTTTTGCTGTTTGCGGTTTTATGGTCGCTGCGCCGACGGGTGGCGCTGCGCGGCGGGATGCTGCCCCTTTATCTGCTGGGCTACGGCGGGGTCCGCTTCCTGCTGGAGTTTTTTCGTCAACCCGATGCCCATTTGGGCACCGTTTGGCTGGGATTCTCGATGGGGCAGGTGCTCTGCTTGGCGATGGTGCTGGCCGCCGCGGCCCTCTGGGTCTTTCTGCGGCGCCTGTCGCCGCCCGAACCGGCCCGCCGCTGA
- a CDS encoding polyhydroxyalkanoate synthesis regulator DNA-binding domain-containing protein, producing the protein MEQVKIFKKYANRRLYDTEQSKYVTINEVADFIKAGRQVQVLDAKTNEDVTAFILTQVVLEAARRQNVLLPVPVLELVIRYGDNLLGEFFEKYFQLTLKNYLAYKSAFDQQFKTWLDLGMDVTDFSKKSLVDMAPYKSFLDFINETAAAQKGKKRK; encoded by the coding sequence GTGGAGCAGGTCAAGATTTTTAAAAAATACGCCAACCGGCGTCTTTACGACACCGAGCAAAGCAAGTACGTCACCATCAACGAGGTCGCCGATTTCATCAAAGCCGGACGGCAGGTCCAGGTCCTGGATGCCAAGACCAATGAGGATGTCACGGCCTTCATTCTGACCCAGGTGGTCTTGGAGGCCGCCCGCCGGCAAAACGTGCTCCTGCCGGTACCGGTGCTGGAACTGGTCATTCGCTACGGCGACAATCTGTTGGGCGAGTTTTTCGAAAAATATTTTCAGCTGACCCTCAAAAATTACCTGGCCTACAAGAGCGCCTTCGATCAGCAATTCAAGACCTGGCTCGATCTGGGTATGGACGTGACCGATTTTTCCAAGAAATCGCTGGTGGACATGGCGCCCTACAAATCGTTCCTGGATTTCATCAATGAAACGGCCGCGGCGCAAAAGGGCAAGAAGCGCAAGTAA
- a CDS encoding fructose-bisphosphate aldolase class I, producing MDLAALETIARRLVAPAKGILAADESTPTIQKRFDAIGVASTAETRRAYRELLFKTAGVEAFISGVILFDETLRQTAADGRPFPELLAQKGILAGIKVDKGAKALAGFDGEKITEGLDGLRERLREYHDLGARFAKWRAVITIGEGRPSRWCLAANAHALARYAALCQEAGLVPIVEPEVLMDGTHTIGRCRDVTAAALQSLFAALFDSCVSLEGLLLKPNMVISGIDCPTQAGVAEVARATVRCLRQVVPAAVPGIVFLSGGQSSELATAHLSAMNAIGPHPWELSFSYGRALQEQPLKAWQGQTGNVAAAQQRFLRRAQLNSAARSGTYTAAMESEAA from the coding sequence ATGGACCTTGCCGCGCTTGAAACCATCGCCCGCCGGCTGGTGGCCCCCGCAAAGGGGATCCTGGCCGCCGATGAAAGCACGCCCACCATTCAAAAGCGCTTCGACGCGATCGGCGTCGCTTCCACCGCGGAAACCCGCCGCGCCTACCGTGAGCTGCTGTTTAAGACCGCGGGGGTGGAGGCCTTTATCAGCGGGGTGATCCTCTTTGACGAAACCCTGCGGCAGACCGCCGCCGACGGCCGGCCGTTTCCGGAGCTGCTCGCCCAAAAGGGGATCCTCGCCGGCATCAAGGTGGACAAAGGCGCCAAGGCCCTGGCCGGCTTTGACGGGGAGAAAATCACCGAGGGCCTGGACGGGCTGCGTGAGCGCCTGAGGGAATACCACGATCTCGGTGCCCGCTTTGCCAAGTGGCGGGCGGTCATCACCATCGGCGAGGGGCGCCCCAGCCGCTGGTGTCTCGCCGCCAACGCCCACGCCCTGGCGCGCTACGCGGCGTTGTGCCAGGAGGCCGGGCTGGTGCCGATTGTCGAGCCCGAGGTCCTGATGGATGGGACGCACACCATCGGGCGCTGTCGGGACGTGACCGCCGCCGCCCTGCAAAGCCTGTTCGCGGCGCTTTTTGACAGTTGCGTCAGTCTGGAGGGCCTCCTGCTCAAACCCAACATGGTGATCTCCGGCATCGACTGCCCGACCCAGGCCGGGGTCGCCGAAGTCGCCCGGGCGACGGTCAGGTGCCTGCGTCAGGTGGTGCCGGCGGCGGTGCCCGGGATTGTCTTTCTCTCCGGTGGGCAGAGCTCCGAGCTGGCCACCGCGCACCTGAGCGCCATGAACGCCATCGGGCCGCACCCCTGGGAGCTCAGCTTCTCATATGGCCGCGCCCTTCAAGAGCAGCCCCTCAAGGCCTGGCAGGGACAGACCGGCAACGTGGCCGCCGCCCAGCAGCGGTTCCTCCGGCGCGCGCAGCTCAACAGTGCCGCCCGCTCGGGTACCTACACAGCGGCGATGGAATCCGAAGCGGCCTGA
- a CDS encoding MaoC family dehydratase produces MIGMTIDRLKVGDAAEFSKTVSESDIYLYAGVTGDFNPAHIDAVYAAGTFFKKRIAHGMLSAGFISAVIGTRLPGTGTIYVGQQLKFLAPVYVGDTITARVMVAAINAEKNRVTLKTTCSNQEGTVVLDGEAVVSPPKAPKR; encoded by the coding sequence ATGATCGGTATGACCATTGACAGGCTGAAGGTCGGGGATGCCGCCGAATTCTCCAAGACCGTTTCCGAAAGCGACATCTACCTGTATGCCGGCGTCACCGGCGATTTCAACCCGGCCCATATCGATGCTGTCTATGCCGCGGGGACCTTTTTCAAGAAGCGGATCGCCCACGGGATGCTTTCCGCCGGGTTCATTTCGGCCGTGATCGGAACCCGGCTTCCCGGAACCGGGACGATTTATGTCGGTCAACAGCTCAAATTTCTGGCGCCGGTCTATGTGGGTGATACGATCACCGCCCGGGTGATGGTGGCGGCGATCAACGCCGAGAAAAACCGGGTGACCCTCAAGACGACCTGCAGCAATCAGGAGGGGACCGTCGTCTTGGACGGCGAGGCCGTCGTAAGCCCCCCGAAGGCGCCTAAGCGCTGA